One window from the genome of Hoplias malabaricus isolate fHopMal1 chromosome 18, fHopMal1.hap1, whole genome shotgun sequence encodes:
- the LOC136674336 gene encoding uncharacterized protein codes for MVTLIVKNKPFKFLVDSGAAHSVIKGNEINVPLTNKSITTIGAGGRMTKEPVSGPLQCRLGDRNFQHSFLISMCCPVNLLARDLMCKLKCKLESTPTGLSVDFAEEHPDFQGVRYGLGEPLYVYEWELKSGHGNLGAMLLNEAKDLNMGTAIQWMQPDQLHVTATISEGPDKEFELKFFKEVQNEVIRTNTVYVGDTLAGATVTLNRDQIELFEVYDSIPHVSLGKAPHEEWKDVGTWLNTVVLKVTDWRPVEGPLPIMHSRCTNIYKIVTPYLFHAHRVVTLAANDTLSMVTKVVLPTDLADIPDTLWAKGKNDVGLIRNCEPVVITPKSTYRPKQNQYPLRKEALEGIRPVLEALKEAGVIIPCPSSPVRTPIFPVKKPGGDNWRFVQDLQAVNAAVHARAPEVPNPHTILSSIPPDTVVHSCGLSKRFF; via the coding sequence ATGGTAACCCTCATTGTAAAAAACAAGCCATTTAAATTTTTAGTAGATAGTGGGGCAGCTCACTCAGTTATTAAAGGGAATGAAATAAATGTGccactcacaaacaaatcaataaCGACCATTGGAGCTGGAGGGAGAATGACCAAAGAGCCAGTCTCTGGCCCGCTCCAATGTAGATTGGGAGATAGAAATTTTCAGCACAGTTTCCTGATTTCCATGTGTTGCCCAGTAAACTTACTAGCCAGAGATCTCATGTGTAAACTAAAGTGTAAGCTGGAAAGTACCCCGACGGGATTGTCGGTGGACTTTGCAGAAGAACACCCTGATTTTCAGGGCGTGAGGTACGGATTGGGAGAGCCTCTGTATGTATATGAATGGGAGTTGAAGAGCGGGCATGGAAATCTAGGAGCGATGCTATTAAACGAAGCTAAAGACTTAAATATGGGGACAGCAATACAGTGGATGCAGCCTGATCAGCTGCATGTCACAGCCACAATAAGTGAAGGGCCAGATAAAGAATTCGAACTAAAGTTCTTTAAGGAAGTGCAGAACGAAGTTATTAGGACTAACACAGTGTACGTGGGCGATACCCTCGCAGGCGCAACAGTCACCCTAAACAGGGACCAAATTGAGCTGTTTGAAGTGTACGACTCCATTCCTCATGTGTCGCTGGGAAAGGCTCCGCATGAGGAATGGAAGGACGTGGGTACATGGTTAAACACAGTAGTGTTGAAGGTTACAGACTGGCGTCCTGTGGAGGGACCACTGCCCATCATGCACAGCCGttgcacaaatatatataaaatagtcaCACCTTACCTGTTCCATGCGCACAGAGTGGTCACATTGGCAGCAAATGATACACTGTCCATGGTAACAAAGGTAGTTTTGCCAACAGACCTAGCAGATATCCCAGATACCCTCTGGGCAAAAGGTAAAAATGATGTGGGCCTCATTAGGAATTGTGAACCCGTTGTGATAACCCCAAAGAGCACATACAGACCCAAACAGAACCAGTACCCCTTACGGAAGGAGGCACTGGAAGGTATTAGGCCAGTACTCGAGGCACTAAAAGAGGCAGGAGTAATTATCCCATGCCCATCTTCCCCAGTCAGAACACCTATCTTCCCAGTTAAGAAACCAGGGGGAGATAACTGGCGTTTTGTTCAAGATTTGCAGGCTGTAAATGCTGCAGTTCACGCTAGAGCCCCAGAGGTACCCAACCCACACACCATCTTATCATCCATCCCGCCTGACACAGTGGTACACAGTTGTGGACTTAGCAAACGCTTTTTTTAG
- the LOC136674334 gene encoding protein NYNRIN-like, whose product MVDEKEGYMTSVLCQQHGPHKRPIAYFSAKLDAVAQGLPACLRAVAAAEKAVLASRDIVAYSPLTLLVPHAVHRILQDQKVSHLSAQRWLRYHTTLLDMPNITVKRCTSLNPATLLPTAEDGEPHDCVAVLTETCTPRLDLKDEPLTNPDLVLFVDGSASRDQHGVNKVGCAVVTASEVLVAKPLPSTYSAQAAELVDVIEACKLAEGKSAMVFTDSRYAWGVASDFAAIWKHRKFLTSNGTHIKHHQLVAELLESILLPKELAIVKCAAHQKGTDYITKGNAKADLAAKAAALKPHIQASAIPVTNLTVSLADIQSSATAAEIRRWKQDKCSLTPQGWMHAPTNKPCLPKAYTRGLIKIVHGRSHMSKGGIVDTLRKQWYAPGLTNLTQKFCSQCLICAQHSVKAAHAQTSTAGHPPATEPFQHWQIDFVELTQAEGKKYMLVCVCMFSKWTEAFPTGRHPTSMLHSRTKRDLPDTNTHKWVSKTWITADTKVPWDHRIWGGGAKVWQQVFPWVGLGEVRDHVEINRYALLRLINATATMGEGTKTELAALRDMVLQHRLTLDLLTAAQGGVCKIIGTTCCTYIPDEGQDHGKIAEALRNLTALQRYVEDATRGAEQTGWLEQLTALWGLLTVVLPMLIGLFFIKLLIPCMLSHCSSLLLRSFSLQQNQLTYIATLPLPDENALELGDLFDGPPVSV is encoded by the coding sequence ATGGTGGATGAAAAAGAGGGCTATATGACTTCTGTCCTGTGCCAACAGCACGGACCACACAAACGCCCGATTGCCTATTTTTCTGCAAAATTGGATGCAGTTGCACAGGGACTGCCAGCTTGCCTCCGAGCAGTGGCAGCTGCGGAAAAAGCAGTCTTAGCATCACGGGACATTGTTGCTTACTCTCCACTTACACTCCTAGTACCACATGCAGTTCACAGAATATTGCAGGACCAGAAGGTCTCACACTTGTCGGCGCAGCGATGGCTGAGGTATCACACTACATTGCTAGACATGCCAAACATCACAGTAAAACGCTGCACCTCTCTAAATCCAGCAACCCTGCTCCCTACGGCCGAGGACGGGGAACCACATGACTGTGTGGCAGTACTGACTGAAACATGCACACCCAGACTAGACCTGAAAGACGAACCTCTCACTAACCCTgatcttgttttgtttgtagatGGATCAGCTTCCAGAGACCAACACGGCGTGAATAAGGTTGGATGTGCGGTTGTGACTGCTTCAGAGGTCTTAGTGGCTAAACCCTTGCCATCCACATATTCAGCCCAAGCCGCCGAACTGGTAGACGTAATCGAGGCATGTAAACTCGCAGAAGGTAAGTCAGCGATGGTTTTCACGGATTCCAGATATGCTTGGGGCGTGGCCTCAGATTTTGCTGCAATCTGGAAACACCGTAAATTCCTGACTAGCAATGGTACACACATTAAACATCACCAGTTAGTGGCCGAACTCCTGGAGTCTATCCTACTACCCAAAGAATTAGCTATAGTTAAGTGTGCGGCTCACCAAAAGGGAACTGATTACATCACCAAGGGTAATGCAAAGGCAGACCTTGCTGCGAAAGCAGCAGCACTCAAACCCCACATCCAAGCCTCCGCTATTCCTGTGACTAACCTTACCGTATCTCTTGCAGATATCCAGTCTTCAGCCACGGCAGCTGAAATACGGAGGTGGAAACAAGACAAGTGTTCACTGACCCCACAAGGTTGGATGCATGCGCCAACAAACAAACCCTGCCTACCCAAAGCATACACGAGAGGCCTGATTAAGATTGTACATGGGCGTAGCCACATGTCCAAAGGGGGGATAGTGGACACTTTGAGAAAGCAGTGGTACGCTCCAGGCCTCACGAACTTAACCCAAAAATTTTGTTCTCAGTGTCTGATATGCGCACAACACTCTGTGAAAGCAGCACATGCGCAAACTTCTACAGCGGGCCACCCGCCCGCAACAGAACCATTCCAGCACTGGCAAATTGATTTTGTAGAACTGACTCAGGCAGAGGGAAAGAAATACATGTTGGTTTGCGTATGTATGTTCAGCAAGTGGACGGAAGCTTTTCCCACAGGGAGACACCCGACAAGCATGTTACACAGTAGGACCAAGAGGGACCTacctgacacaaacacacataagtGGGTAAGTAAGACCTGGATTACAGCTGACACCAAAGTCCCATGGGACCATCGCATCTGGGGAGGGGGAGCGAAGGTTTGGCAACAAGTTTTTCCGTGGGTAGGCCTAGGCGAGGTGCGAGATCATGTAGAAATAAATCGATACGCCCTTCTTCGACTTATCAATGCTACTGCGACAATGGGAGAAGGGACAAAGACAGAACTGGCCGCTCTGCGTGATATGGTTCTCCAGCATCGCCTGACGTTAGACTTACTCACTGCAGCCCAAGGGGGCGTGTGCAAAATAATCGGTACTACTTGCTGCACATACATCCCGGATGAAGGACAAGACCATGGCAAGATTGCGGAAGCCCTAAGAAACCTAACTGCACTACAGAGATACGTAGAAGACGCCACTCGGGGCGCCGAACAAACTGGGTGGCTCGAACAGTTGACTGCCCTGTGGGGGCTGCTGACCGTGGTCCTGCCCATGCTGATAGGGCTTTTCTTCATCAAACTGTTAATCCCATGTATGCTTTCCCATTgttcctctctcctcctccgctctttctctctccagcaGAATCAGCTGACTTACATCGCAACACTGCCCCTCCCGGACGAGAATGCCTTGGAGTTGGGAGACCTGTTCGATGGACCACctgtttctgtttaa